taaaagcttcggttgaatggttcatgagttaatgcacgaaCAGGACTAAcaggaaacaccatttttcaatctttcaagaaccataactccagaactgtaaaagtcaaaatcgtcattattgaacttgacctccgttTTGTTgtcagttacaacatattaaaatttgaaaagctttggttgaatggttcatgagttaatgccaAGACaggaatggaaacgccatttttcaatctttcaagaaccataactccagaaccgtaaaagtcaaaatcgtcattattgaacatGACCTCTGTTTTGTGGTCAGTGCAACAACACATTAAAATtccaaaagctttggttgaacggttcatgagttaatgcacagaCAGGAccccatttttcaatctttcaagaaccataactccagaacAGTAAATGTCAAAATTGTCAATACTGAACTTGACCTCcgttttgttgtcagtaacaacatattaaaattttaaaagctttggttgaatggttcatgagttaatgcacgaacaggactggaaacaccatttttcaatctttcaagaactgTAACTCcagaaccgtaaaagtcaaaatcgtcattattgaacttgacctccgttTTGTTgtcagttacaacatattaaaatttgaaaagctttgattgaatggttcatgagttaatgccaAGACAGgaatggaaatgccatttttcaatctttcaagaaccataactccagaaccgtaaaagtcaaaatcgtcattattgaacttgacctccgttTTGTGGTCAGTAACAACACATTAAAATtccaaaagctttggttgaacggttcatgagttaatgcacagaCAGGAccccatttttcaatctttcaagaaccataactccagaacAGTAAATGTCAAAATTGTCAATACTGAACTTGACCTCcgttttgttgtcagtaacaacatattaaaattttaaaagctttggttgaatggttcatgagttaatgcacgaacaggactggaaacaccatttttcaatctttcaagaaccgtaactccagaaccgtaaaagtcaaaatcgtatttattgaacttgacctccgttTTGTTgtcagttacaacatattaaaatttgaatagctttggttgaatggttcatgagttaatgccaAGACaggaatggaaacgccatttttcaatctttcaagaaccataactccagaaccgtaaaagtcaaaatcgtcattattgaacttgacctccgttTTGTGGTCAGTAACAACACATTAAAATtccaaaagctttggttgaacggttcatgagttaatgcacagaCAGGAccccatttttcaatctttcaagaaccataactccagaacagtaaaagtcaaaatcgtcctttattgaacttgacctcagtTTTGTTgtcagttacaacatattaaaatttgaaaagctttggttgaatggttcatgagttaatgcacggccAACCTTTGGTTGCCGACCGCCCGACTGCCCACCGTACATAtccaaatcaataaccgatatttttgtcacaaaaatccggttaaaaagtgCCTGCATGAAATGTTTACATTTGGAAATATTAAGGGTTAACAATTACGTTGTTAAAAGTCATCCTTCTTTCATATTTACATGGTTAGTTCGTGAGGTCAAAAAAAAATTGCTCACTGACTGACTGATtagattttctattttttatttgttaaatttttcaataaaaaataaaagacgaTACAATATTTCACATGAATCCAGTCTGAATGGTCATGATTGTTAACCACTAGTTTGATGCAACAGACTTGTAAAATGTTATTTGGACTAGTAAGTAAGCTCTCATGAAATGCTttgaaatataacatgtataacaaacaaaaagttaaaaataaatgaaatagtgaaatacaacatacaaccaggtgctccgcaggtgcagctttatacgaccgcagaagtcgAACACTGAACAGTAGGGGCAAGTacggacacaatattcaagcttgatacagctctgaatttggattgcgatcaaacttttgacataatatgagtttctgacacaaaactaatgtcaagatcttacaaatctattgtgcaattaaagatttcttcttttaactattcaaaaatttagaatttgagaaatttgaagaaaaaaaattgaaaacaactacccccccccttttttttttgcaattagtctaaaacctgacatttctttatacataatatacaagtagtgtaagggaggtaaatccaaaGATACctaacattgtatgttaaatgttttagaattacctcccttacactgcttttgaattgttttaattgtccattgaccagaaatacctagttttcccccttttttgcccctaattccgaaATATTTTGAGCCATACCCCCTAAAAGTCAATattaaccatcccttcatggtatggaactgtgtggtttaatttcagagagattcatacactcaaacttattatccggaaacaatcCGTCTTCAGACGACAACGACGTGAtcccaatatacgaccaaaaataccaaaaaaattttaattttgcggtcgtataaaaacaggtAAAAATTATGAATTCATATAATAATGCAATTGGCATCATTCAAATCACCTCAATAATATCTAaagtttaagaaagtaaatgaAACATTATTATGCACTTAAAATTACACAGCTTCTGAACAAGCTTAATGTCCCTGGAcgagtatttttttaaatcttttttaaatgaGCTTGTCCTAGAAACGCTTGAGGTTGATTTTTTCAGGGATATCGGCAATTTACATGATTTAatccataaaatatatatatcaagcatttataactttttataaacTTTGCTTTTGGCTTTCGAACTAGTAACTTTTTGCCAGATGTATTCCTCAAATAATATTGGTTTATTTCTGGCATTTCTTTAAAGTCAAATGAAATGAGTAacaggtgaaaaataatgtttatccaattcttgaaccaatgcatatatatataccattctatatatcataaacttggtcttctgtgcacgattttatctttttttacataTCCATATTGTATAATGGTCAAAAATAAATTCTCTAGGTCtgttgatgtgaaaatatggcagcttaccaattgtcgtgttttgaagctgtAGTTTACCAATTGTCACCTTATATAGTAAACTATCAACAAAGAAGCAttgatatttatatgtttatttgggtataacatgtacaataagattaaagtttatttcaatgacagatccatgcgtattacGATCACCGAAATTTTACGAGAAAGGTTGAGCTGAGTTCAATACAGAAAACATATCAGTGAATTGTTTACTGGAAgcaaacaattaaacaaaaagtaaatatcTTCTAAATTTGAACAAAAGGTTTAAGAATTTCCCCTCATATAATACATGTTGTGAGTTgcattgatttaaatggacaatagacatCTGTCAACAATAAGTgttttaaactgtgtaactgagtggactaGTACTGTATTAAATGAAACtcatgtgtttgtttattttgctctCTTCTGCGGAATGGAAAAAAATGCACCctaaaatccaggtaagttttaaattttctgaaacatagaTTTCATACAACTTTTATATATCAAGGTCCTGCCATGCTTTAAAACTTTCCTCGATACACTAGTTTGTACTCATAGTAGATTTTGTGATGTATAAACagacatatttttcaattcctaaaaaaaataaagatgaccTTAAACAGAGGTGCTGATGTTGAAAGCGGATCAGTATCTAATATTATGAGTATTTTATAAGTCGAATATAAGCAAGGTTTCTGCTGGCATGGCCATTTTTTgcattttgagtaaaaaaataaattgaggCCATTAAAATTCCTTATTAGCATGATAAGCAAAAGAAATATGTTATGATTTAACTTCATTCAGCgatcttgtttatttattttattcggATTTCTCAGACTTTACCTTATATTTTAACCGAAAGttaataatcagctgattgcatgtTATAGCTGTAGGCAACAATATACTAATTAATAAAGTTGTTGATTATATTACTTGACAAAATGATGTGGTTAAATAGTCTCAGTCAaaaatgtacagtagttgtcgtttgtttatgtaatatatacgtgtttctcgtttctcgttttgtttataacagtctattatttgaacttggaattatttttaactatggaatttgcttgatttcttgttattgaaattttaaataaattccatgattattctgtactgaaatgttctgtgctgcgcacaacactttctattacaaagaaaatagtatattttcaataaaatgtactgtgccgcgcacaacactatctaaccaaaatacattgtatggaaagtgttattaaccgctcaaaagatcatgatacaaaataaacatggaatttataaaaaaatttgaacacaagaaattatgcaaattccataattaaaaataattccaagttcaaataatagcctgttttatatagattagaccgttggttttcccgtttgaatggttttacactagtaattttggggccctttatagcttgttgttcggtgtgagctaaggctccgtgttgaaggccgtactttaacctataatggtttactttttaaattgttatttgtatggagagttgtctcattggcactcacaccacatcttcctatatctatcaatcACATATAACATACAGGATTTATTAACAAGTTTGTGTCACACATGTTTGAAGCATAGTTTGATGTCTCCTCTCGGTCTAGAAAGGAAAACTGTTCTAAAGGAAGAAAAATCTCCAACTTAAAAGTAAAACTTTATCCTCTAACtttcagtcaggggtactactacatgtatttgtacaagtaatttttatgtacttgaagaagaaaattttaataattcttaaacttatataagtaaatttgtaggatacttatacaagtgaattttatttacttagccatggtattttgaccccccctgcagtatattgtaccccctactctaggcctttaatttcagaaattctggcaattggaactcttttatgtagttagaatacaccaataagtagtttgtatgtattaaacttgttggaaaagatatttttaaaattttactttgccatgttattttgacccccctgcagtatattgtaccccctactctagacctttaatttccaaaaatctggcaattcttactcttttatgtagtaagaatacaccaataagtagtttgtatgtatttaacttgctggaaaagatattttgaaaatttaactttgccatggtattttgacccccctgcggtatattgaaccccctactctagacctttaatttccaaaaatctggcaattcttactcttttatgtagttagaattcaccaataagtagtttgtatgtatttaacttgctggaaaagatattttgaaaatcttactttgccatggtattttgaaccccctgcggtatactgaaccccctactctaggcctttaatttccaaaaatctggcaattctaactgttttatgtagttagaattcaccaataagtagtttgtatgaatttaacttgctggaaaagatatttttaaaattttactttgccatggtattttgaccccctccccctttttttaccatggaaaatcaaaactacccttatatatatatatatacatatgttataattacaaataattaaagcattcaagctacatatggtctagttataatgtgtcagtaagtattttgaatgacattttgttggtaaagacttcagagcacttataccaagcaaagatatttcttttaattaagcATTGAAAATGTACCTCCCTTGcttgtatgaatgattttttaatctatgatgagctttagaataatgtaaaatgttctaatattcatctaggatgaaaaaaacaggggggttcaatttaccatgggggttcaattttccatacagggggggttcaatttaccatgggggggttcaatttaccatagcggtattttgaccccggggtcaatttaccatggggttcaaaataccatatgacaccggcatagtctatggtccgcaaatataaaaaatcatcaaaaagaCCTTAGGAGGGTATCAGGTCCGTTTgcgcccaatatactttcgcaccctacacgttcgcacctcgcacgtacgcacccaaggtccgttcgctcTCTACACGTtcacgcccaattttaattcaaattccagttgaataattggaaaatcatagattgttgtttttaattgctttcgtgtaaatactgaatatatttatagcttggtatgagtaaaagattgaagattctgaaacaataaaatatagcaatacactattataaccaaaacatgataaaatttattcaacacacacaaaaaaaaaaaaacgtagtcagaatctcacttcattttgaatcaagtcaatgaaacaaagttacagcaatacactaaccaaaacatgattaagagttattcaacacaaaattaaacgttgacagaatcccactttatttagaaaggaatatcATTTTTATcacaatacactatccaaaacatgattaagatttatttaacacaaaaaaaaatgctgtctcactttattttgagacaatgaaaacaataatacttATAAGAACTATAAAAATTGAAGAACCATCAGAAGTAACCAGGCAGGATATAAAACGTGCAGCAAGAGAAAGTGTTTTAAGAAAATGGCAGAACCAATGGGAATCAAGTCAACGTGGCAGAAATTATTATAACTATCATCAAAAAGTTTGTCAAAAAATACCAAAAGATTTACCATCCAAATGGTCGTTTTCAATTATTACTAGTTTGAGAACAGGTTATTGTGATCTAAATGATTACAAATCCAAAATCATACCATCAACAGACAAAAATTGTTCCTGTGGAGAGCCAGAAACTGTAGAACACTACCTTTTACATTGTTCTAACTATGAGGAGGCTAGAGAGAGGATGAGAACATCTATTTACTTCATAACAGGAAATATACATATGGATTTAGACACCTTTCTAGGAATCGATGAAGAAGACATTAATAGAGACAATCGAAATGAGATATTGTGCCATCTGGAAAATTATTTAACGGAGTCTGGTAGATTCAAAAACACTATACAGTAAAAAACACTATAATTCTAAATCAAAATTAAGTCAAAATTTTTTAAGCAGCAGCCACCATTTCAATTAATTACATGAGTGAACATTACAtatgcagggccgtaactacattgaggcaaatgaggcaaatgcctcatgtttgaaatttaaaaaaaaaccaaaaaaaaaacaacctgaaACAAAAAGATTGTCAAATTGTTTTGACGGAAAGTGTCAGTCTTGCAAGAAGCCAGTTCTCTTCACTATCTGGTGTAGCCCTtcatgtttttcgtgatccatgtttctattttacgtTTAGTtatcagagttgatggtctattatTGTGTGTACTTCTATGTCCCGTGTttgtcttttgttaatttattgtcctacttaatgactatagtctgagtgttgatttcatttgtaaacgtgtagttttgcaatgttgcatgccaACCGATGTCCAGACAATGTGCGAGAAATTTTAAGAATATATGATGCTACAAGACACAGAAATGAATCTttgtttctgcatggagaattgaacttgaaaTCAAAGAGAACAAAACTGGCTTTTTTCGTAGATAAAACTAGAAAGCTGACATGGTTGAAATTGAAATATGGTTACCAATTCCAcggtatcaaaaaaattgaaaaaaaaacaacagcaatgtattgccatatgaccttttacattgaagggttacccttgcattaagtcatgttcagactcttttaagagaaaaaaaggaatattgaGTACACGTGCACGGAACCTAATCGCACACAATgtcaatgtatagaaaaataCGAATGATCAATTGTTAAAGTTTAATTCCTGTTCTTtatcttgatagttgctggatGGTCtccaacaataaaagaatcattaaaatCGTAAAACAAGatcaagatggtccctagtgtcgactttaacagtactagtacttaaagtataatactgcactgtcactatatttaaatctagtcataaaaaaatcaccaaagtctaagTACAATACAAGACAGACAGATTCGGTATTAaggattatgagaattacgatttttgctttattcatcatatatatatcgatctttttttaatgttatccCTAAAACCTGAAAGTCTTAAAATACAATGATTTTTTGTTATTGCtatgagaccagaatattgttgaaaaaatagctcagaatgcacgattttgcattatttttctcagagcgTCTGGGGGCCTTCAGCGCCCCCCCGACTCCTAgccaaaaatttttcgcctcgctacgctcggcgaatGTTTTGCCTCACttgtaaaagaggctagttacgccCTGATATGTGAAGAAACTACAAAAGAGGAAACGTAAACAAGTGTTTACAGTGTCATTTGGGACACTTACTAAAGACTAAAGATTgtacttgccaaaacttgattacaaagttattaaacacaaaactaattaaaattgggcgcgaacatgtagggtgcgaacggactttgggtgcgaacatgtagggtgcgaaagtgaaaaggggcgaacatgagtgggtgcgaacgtgaatgggtgcgaacggacccggattcccTTAAGAGCAACATAGCTAATTCCAGATCAAAGATAGGTGCAACTTTGAAAAGAAAGCTGAAAATATCAGATTAGGAAAGAATACAGGATATCTTGTTCCCTAGAAAAAGCTATATCTGCTTCGTATTTCACATGTACCTGTTTTTTCGTTTTCTCTGTTTTTATGATTCTTTTACCGGTTGTTGTTACTTGTTTTCTTGAATGTCATAACAAAGATCGAGGTGTTTCAAACGTTAATATCATTCGGATGCTATTATTGACAAGTAGCTCACACGATTTCAGAAGTGGCTACATCGGATGTCATCAGTAGTAgtacaaagttaataaaaaaaattgaaacaaaatttaaCCACAACGTACATAAATTTAGGCACTATACAGTTGCGTTCCAGTACTATAATTAAGcttgatttgaaataaaaattatcataatatatttattttgatctaGTATTTATTGTGTAGTTATGTTTTGTAAGAGAACCGttttatcattttgttaatttttgaaaagttgtagcgttttgttatttgaaatgCTGTACAAGAATTTGTTGTGCAGTATTTGATTCTATATGGATACAATCTCAAAGTGTATAGTTTTTTAAATTGTTGCTTATATcataacaaacaaattaaaaaaatatatatattcatatttgcttaataaaaaaaattcaagccttttgtttatttatttttaaaaatatttgtacaaaaataaaataaacataacatGTATTTCACCATTTGTATCAGTGTTGATATTTTAAAGCTCCAAGCGGCCTCTAAATTGACAGCATGGCTGAAGTACAGATTGCTCCTCTCCGTTCCATGAGTGATTTTGTATTGGACTCTGCTAGATTTCAAGTTCCTAACATCAAAGACGCAGAGAAATGGGCGAACAGAGTTCTGAACAATCTATTGTATTACCAGACGAATTATTTTCTGGTAGCTTTGATCGTCTTTTTATTGATTGGGTATGCatacaaaatcatttaaaaaaaatatttgtgaaaccGGTTATACTTTTCaccttttatatttgtttcaactGATATTTGTATTGTCTTTAAACATGCGATCCAGCGTCTTAAGAAGACTTAACTTGTTAACCAGTCAGGGACTTACTTaaaagtgattttctaaatcactgattcaagtaaattgagtaacaaaaaaaaaaactaacattacATTGTATGTCCACAAAGgttggaagtaagagttgtctttctttaattaTCACCTTTTTCAAGAAGTTCAAATAATCACTACACTACATGGTTTAATCTCATTCAGGGGTT
This sequence is a window from Mytilus edulis chromosome 1, xbMytEdul2.2, whole genome shotgun sequence. Protein-coding genes within it:
- the LOC139484125 gene encoding uncharacterized protein → MKTIILIRTIKIEEPSEVTRQDIKRAARESVLRKWQNQWESSQRGRNYYNYHQKVCQKIPKDLPSKWSFSIITSLRTGYCDLNDYKSKIIPSTDKNCSCGEPETVEHYLLHCSNYEEARERMRTSIYFITGNIHMDLDTFLGIDEEDINRDNRNEILCHLENYLTESGRFKNTIQ